A genomic window from Malassezia vespertilionis chromosome 6, complete sequence includes:
- a CDS encoding uncharacterized protein (EggNog:ENOG503P5VP; SECRETED:SignalP(1-24); COG:G): MSILLRYTLFCLFGAIALLHAVLAAEVDPVPPENKFSAAPSSDASPQDAPESLETYQLMGYLAQGSNCAEKANSTLAIANNATLLYTHGNDNANQRMHIYHSKDFGITVSWAGMQPLSLGSLAAAGDLFLVDPDNALFPGLRQGTKVYDGFQKAFQRVAPILDKKIPEYQERFNDTRVSFTGLSYGAALSVFAGMHFQFALKHGVYKLIVFGLPRLGNVPWANSVDDQLKGTLYYTANGDDIVVHLPPREAGYQHPSGQIWTNPANSLEYKFYPGQENVHGADSIWGTSIEHHTGIYYGVHIGGAFGPCPVKVAGSGM; the protein is encoded by the coding sequence atgtCCATTCTTCTCCGCTACACACTCTTCTGTCTGTTTGGCGCAATTGCGCTTTTGCATGCGGTGCTTGCAGCCGAAGTCGATCCTGTTCCGCCGGAAAACAAATTTTCCGCTGCGCCTTCGTCGGACGCCTCGCCCCAGGATGCGCCTGAATCGCTCGAGACGTACCAGCTGATGGGATACCTTGCACAGGGCTCCAACTGTGCTGAAAAGGCAAACTCGACGCTTGCGATTGCGAACAATGCAACGCTCCTGTATACACACGGCAACGACAACGCAAACCAGCGCATGCATATCTACCATTCCAAGGATTTTGGAATCACCGTCTCGTGGGCAGGAATGCAGCCGCTCAGTCTTGGCTCACTGGCGGCGGCTGGAGACTTGTTCCTCGTCGATCCTGACAACGCCTTGTTCCCAGGCTTGCGCCAAGGCACCAAGGTCTACGATGGGTTCCAGAAAGcgttccagcgcgtggcgccgaTTCTGGACAAAAAGATTCCCGAGTACCAAGAAAGATTCAACGATACGCGTGTCTCGTTCACGGGCCTTTCctacggcgcagcgctgtcGGTGTTTGCCGGAATGCATTTCCAGTTTGCACTCAAGCACGGCGTCTACAAACTGATAGTATTTGGTCTTCCACGACTCGGTAATGTCCCATGGGCGAACTCGGTGGACGATCAGCTCAAAGGGACGCTGTACTACACTGCAAATGGCGACGATATTGTTGTGCATCTCCCTCCGCGCGAGGCTGGGTACCAGCACCCATCCGGCCAGATTTGGACGAACCCTGCGAACTCGCTCGAGTACAAGTTTTACCCCGGGCAGGAGAatgtgcacggcgcagacTCGATATGGGGCACGAGTATCGAACACCACACGGGGATCTATTACGGCGTGCATattggcggcgcatttggcCCGTGCCCTGTTAAGGTGGCAGGGTCCGGCATGTAA
- a CDS encoding uncharacterized protein (COG:O; MEROPS:MER0001944; EggNog:ENOG503NV40; SECRETED:SignalP(1-16)), with protein MLRFLALSLGIAVALASTAAFSSDRAQSFLVDKHLSGIPFVLPHSWAGTLPVSDAKNDSQKLFFWLWEPAGDQGHDDVVVWLNGGPGCSSLEGLLQENGPISVGGEADAVTVKPNPYSWTNLSHVVWIESPVGVGFTEGTPSIDSERGQAKQMYGFLQQFFATFTELQGKRLWLTGESYAGKYIPYIADEIYRHDQNASGINLQGIAINDPSFTTDFLGEEAPVYQFIKHHRDVMQLNDTALKLVHNVAKKQGVATYVEDNLHYPPKGNIYKPAQWNSSLSVFDAASRVASKTKCFNLYNIKPDCGSVTDALGMPLDTQVASKHNFLNAHPDLKKALHVNVSKAWLECTDSSVFLGKHGDTSAPPDRTVLPGVIEKNVRTVIQHGTYDMVLIANGSALAIQNMTWNGKMGFQTKPSTPLKVDGKTAGVFAKERGLTFVQVAQSGHMIPQFKPEAAFKLQQYLLGQVSEKELQE; from the exons ATGCTACGTTTTCTCGCGCTGAGCCTCGGCATCGCCGTGGCCCTCgccagcaccgccgcgtTTTCTTCCGACCGAGCACAGT CATTCCTTGTCGATAAGCACCTTTCCGGAATTCCCTTTGTGCTCCCCCACTCTTGGGCCGGAACACTGCCCGTGAGCGATGCTAAAAACGACTCGCAAAAGCTTTTCTTTTGGCTGTGGGAGCCTGCAGGCGACCAAGGCCATGACGATGTAGTCGTTTGGTTAAACGGCGGCCCCGGCTGTTCGTCCTTGGAAGGCCTCCTTCAAGAAAACGGCCCCATTTCGGTGGGTGGAGAGGCCGATGCGGTCACGGTCAAGCCCAATCCATACAGCTGGACCAACCTGTCGCATGTTGTCTGGATCGAGAGCCCTGTGGGCGTGGGCTTCACCGAGGGCACGCCGTCGATCGACAGCGAGCGTGGGCAGGCCAAGCAAATGTACGGGTTCCTGCAGCAGTTCTTTGCTACCTTTACCGAGCTGCAAGGCAAGCGTCTGTGGCTCACCGGCGAGAGCTATGCTGGGAAGTACATTCCTTACATTGCCGACGAAATCTACCGCCACGACCAAAACGCGAGTGGCATCAACCTGCAAGGCATTGCCATCAACGACCCGAGCTTTACCACCGACTTTCTCGGCGAAGAAGCGCCCGTGTACCAGTTTATAAAGCACCACCGCGACGTGATGCAACTGAACGACACGGCGCTGAAGCTGGTGCATAACGTTGCCAAGAAGCAGGGCGTGGCTACGTATGTCGAAGACAACTTGCACTACCCGCCGAAGGGCAACATTTACAAACCTGCGCAGTGGAACAGCAGCCTGTCTGTGTTTGACGCTGCGAGCCGCGTTGCCAGCAAGACCAAGTGCTTCAACCTCTACAACATTAAGCCAGACTGCGGTTCCGTGACCGATGCTTTGGGAATGCCACTCGACACACAAGTAGCATCGAAGCACAACTTTTTGAATGCACACCCCGACCTGAAaaaggcgctgcatgtgAATGTGAGCAAGGCATGGCTAGAGTGCACAGATTCCAGTGTGTTTCTGGGAAAGCACGGCGATacgtctgcgccgccggacAGGACTGTGCTCCCTGGCGTGATTGAGAAGAACGTGCGGACGGTGATCCAGCATGGGACGTACGATATGGTGTTGATTGCGAATGGATCGGCACTGGCGATCCAAAATATGACGTGGAACGGCAAGATGGGCTTCCAGACGAAgcccagcacgccgctcaAGGTCGATGGGAAGACCGCCGGCGTGTTTGCAAAGGAGCGCGGACTGACGTTTGTCCAGGTGGCCCAGTCCGGCCACATGATCCCGCAATTCAAGCCGGAAGCGGCGTTCAAGTTGCAGCAGTACTTGCTCGGCCAAGTCTCGGAGAAGGAGCTGCAAGAGTAG
- the CHS4_2 gene encoding Chitin synthase 4 (COG:M; COG:O; COG:T; EggNog:ENOG503NUDI): MSVNNGAALRTPLEAPPRTAPGNVPRTAAGAPLHLVPGASTAPPTAPGAPRFAPAPPPALQNGSAAAQVAGQPRPMALALARPSSPAQRPPVLMPVGHSPSRGPPPPLGAGGRPQMLLQAPERRGSPGALASPAGFQPRPFPGARAPPPLGAIPTRGSPHAQGRPLLLGGPHGPPIVAPRPIQPRAFPEGQQAHGRPPLAPLNTHVLGAASAPSSAGLNATHNLHLERLAGLRPQGPAPLNVANPLGARQGISTLAGGTGNAPMPDGDLKSPTSATRASPTNSEEDFLLDHSHLQPGETVALLGHGKTLELYRKNAKKSNDPQLNYELAVFMLDVAQSLERAPEPEPEEAPAPVSTPEPKPKPKKKKKKGKKSKGIETKLPKLAKDLRTSTTLTLSKFKLPRASTDTGEKGDAEDGVEHPETASSASPSKERPDDHSQSETPSEDRDAQDRDAQDCDAQDKSSSEEEESEEEVHEATARERYAEPRRSPKTERDAIIKEALSILKKLADRGHCDSQYVIGDCYANGLCNTKGKPDFGQAYSYFTLAAKHGHPDSAYRAGTCYEKGWGCRRDNSKAVQFYRKASSLNHPGAQYRLGTAELNGELGLKRSGREGVKWLKRSAESATPEFPHALHELALLHEKGVHNVLFADADYSCELLAQAAEMGYAPSAYKLGVNYEYGRMGCPQDAGLSIHMYNIAAQQNHPEACFALTAWYLVGAPGILPQSDTEAYLWARRAAEQGMAKAQYACGYFAEMGVGTRQDFPEAKGWFHLAAQNGDKRANVRLNKLSGYQAKQVGGHAPDKPDELKAVPIKPLSAPFPGTSQPVHSLGIVKYPTPKAMRETQAAQRDLQYQAMIAAAERAKDPPLSPQPRSTSSTRPKPDPNMPRQPESHHTYVVVNSTSGQTERLRMIQAGPTKGFAKRPEPEPEPEPEPEPEPEPELMLETGPEGKKKGKGFFGFAKKKDKRKKDEGDASDAAAPPQPDTSAQASPQLASSASGSVPPQPTSPPQGSPLASPTFTSTPVSPQPGESPRLNGVQLSPTGAPQLSLPEFSSSRPPFRAAQPDGRPPFFGGGRFPPGARPPPWMRPGARPFPPGVRPPGPPNRNPFGPQGARPDGPFVRGMGRPPGPGGSAPGSAPGSAPGSAPGSAAGANASVRPFSESIRPSPVSPSAVPAGRPGPDMRPPGAMPNTRPLAMNARPGMATPPLGQDIQPVRPGQGQAPGQAPGQAPPRSQPGPGQFRPEVQLVRPFTARPETQEHRPRDAFPVRPGMSPSMPARPDIQLVRPASERPSDTAYSPSSHPGQAMPRPMDQGPPSQPQSRAPSQASNPQSPQSRPTALANFSPPARPTQHARFQQPGRPPSPATDLMAGPNAAQTQGGRPGMPFAVPRPQPGQGPDQIVRPSMGGQPSQGQPMQPGQIVRPSMGGQPSQGQPMQPGQIVRPSMGGQPSQGQPMQPGQIVRPSMGGQPSQGQPMQPGQIVRPSMGGQPSQGQPMQPGQIVRPSMGGQPSQGQPMQPGQIVRPSMGGQPSQGQPMQPGQPRPSMPGEPAPPSAGAHSVHADPRSGVPSMRPAQPNTLPRSGAPDRMADPQSEMSGSTSFRKWLGI; encoded by the coding sequence ATGAGCGTGAATAACGGtgccgcactgcgcactCCGCTAGAAGCGCCCCCTCGAACGGCGCCTGgcaatgtgccgcgcaccgctgctggcgcgccgctgcaccttGTGCCTGGCGCGTCCACCGCGCCGCCTACCGCTCCTGGGGCGCCGCGGTTtgcacctgcgccgccgccggcacTCCAAAATGGGTcggccgcagcgcaagttGCCGGCCAGCCGCGCCCCAtggcacttgcgcttgccCGGCCCAGCTCGCCGGCCCAGCGCCCGCCGGTGCTCATGCCTGTAGGACACTCGCCTTCGCGTGgcccaccgccgccgctcggcgccggAGGTCGTCCGCAGATGCTCCTCCAAGCGCcggagcggcgcggatcgccCGGCGCCTTGGCAAGTCCTGCGGGCTTCCAGCCGCGCCCATTtcccggcgcgcgcgcgccgccgccccTCGGAGCGATTCccacgcgcggctcgccCCACGCACAAGGCcggccgctgctgcttggtGGTCCGCATGGCCCGCCGATCGTAGCGCCGCGTCCCATCCAGCCCCGCGCGTTTCCAGAGGGCCAGCAAGCGCACGGGCGTCCGCcccttgcgccgctgaaTACGCACGTTCTTGGCGCAGCCTCTGCGCCCTCCAGTGCAGGGCTGAATGCCACGCACAATCTCCACCTTGAGCGTCTTGCAGGGCTCCGGCCGCAGGGCCCGGCGCCGCTGAACGTGGCAAACccgcttggagcgcgccaaggcatTTCTACGCTCGCTGGCGGTACCGGCAATGCGCCGATGCCCGACGGCGACCTCAAGTCGCCGACGTCAGCGACGCGTGCCTCGCCGACGAACTCGGAAGAGGATTTCCTGCTTGACCACAGCCATCTGCAGCCCGGCGAGACGGTCGCGCTTCTTGGCCATGGCAAGACGCTCGAACTGTACAGAAAAAATGCAAAGAAGTCGAACGATCCGCAGCTAAACTACGAACTTGCGGTGTTTATGCTCGACGTCGCACAGTCgctggagcgtgcgccgGAGCCGGAGCCAGAGGaggcgcctgcgcctgtgtCCACGCCGGAGCCCAAGCCCAAGCCcaagaagaaaaagaaaAAAGGCAAGAAAAGCAAAGGGATCGAGACCAAGCTGCCCAAGCTGGCCAAAGACTTGCGCACTTCCACCACCCTGACGCTGTCCAAGTTCAAGCttccgcgcgcctcgacagATACGGGAGAAAAAGGCGATGCAGAGGACGGCGTGGAGCACCCCGAGACTGCGAGCTCCGCCAGCCCGTCGAAAGAGCGCCCCGACGACCACTCCCAGTCCGAGACGCCGTCAGAGGACCGCGACGCACAGGACCGCGACGCACAGGACTGCGACGCACAGGACAAGTCTTCCtccgaggaggaggagtCGGAAGAAGAAGTGCACGAAGCcaccgcgcgcgagcgctacgccgagccgcggcgcagcccCAAGAcggagcgcgatgcgatCATCAAAGAGGCCCTTTCTATTTTGAAAAAGCTCGCCGACCGCGGCCACTGCGACTCGCAGTACGTCATTGGCGACTGCTACGCCAACGGCCTGTGCAACACCAAAGGCAAGCCCGATTTTGGCCAGGCGTACAGCTACTTTACCCtcgccgccaagcacggccaTCCCGACTCGGCCTATCGCGCCGGCACATGCTATGAAAAAGGCTGGGGGTGCCGCAGGGACAATTCCAAGGCGGTGCAGTTCTACCGCAAAGCGTCCAGTTTGAACCATCCGGGCGCGCAGTACCGACTCGGGACTGCCGAGCTCAACGGCGAGCTCGGCCTGAAACGCAGCGGGCGCGAAGGCGTCAAGTGGctgaagcgcagcgccgagagCGCCACGCCCGAGTTTCCACACGCGCTCCACGAGCTGGCGCTCCTGCACGAAAAAGGCGTGCACAATGTGCTTTTTGCTGACGCAGACTATAGCtgcgagctgcttgccCAAGCGGCAGAAATGGGCTACGCCCCTAGCGCCTACAAACTCGGCGTGAATTACGAGTACGGCCGGATGGGCTGCCCCCAGGACGCTGGGCTCAGCATCCACATGTACAacattgccgcgcagcaaaacCACCCCGaggcgtgctttgcgctcaCCGCATGGTACCTTGTCGGCGCCCCTGGCATCCTGCCGCAGTCGGACACGGAAGCGTATCTgtgggcgcgccgcgccgcggagcaaggcatggccaaggcgcagtATGCCTGCGGCTACTTTGCCGAGATGGGCGTCGGCACACGCCAGGATTTCCCCGAGGCCAAAGGCTGGTTTCatctcgcggcgcaaaacggcgacaagcgcgcaaatgtGCGCCTCAACAAGCTCTCTGGCTACCAGGCCAAGCAAGTCGGcggccatgcgccggaCAAGCCCGACGAACTCAAAGCAGTGCCGATCAAGCCACTCAGTGCGCCGTTCCCAGGCACTTCACAGCCCGTTCATTCCCTGGGCATCGTCAAGTACCCCACGCCGAAAGCCATGCGCGAAACACAagccgcccagcgcgatTTGCAGTACCAGGCCATGATCGCcgccgcagagcgcgccaaggaccCACCCCTTTCGCCACAGCCACGCAGCAcgagcagcacgcgccCAAAACCCGATCCAAACATGCCGCGGCAGCCCGAATCGCACCACACGTACGTCGTTGTGAATTCTACCAGCGGCCAGACGGAGCGCTTGCGTATGATCCAAGCTGGGCCCACCAAGGGCTTTGCCAAGCGGCCCGAGCCCGAGCCCGAGCCCGAGCCCGAACCCGAACCCGAGCCCGAACCCGAGCTCATGCTGGAGACGGGGCCAGAAGGAAAGAAGAAGGGCAAGGGATTCTTTGGATTCGCCAAGAAGAaggacaagcgcaagaaggaCGAGGGAGATGCCTCcgacgccgcagcgccgccgcagcccgACACGTCCGCACAGGCATCGCCGCAGCTTGCCTCGTCGGCGTCGGGCTCggtgccgccgcagcccacAAGTCCCCCGCAAGGCTCGCCGCTCGCCAGCCCCACCTTTACAAGCACGCCTGTATCGCCGCAGCCCGGCGAAAGTCCACGCTTAaatggcgtgcagctgAGCCCcaccggcgcgccgcagctcaGTCTCCCCGAATTCTCCTCCTCGCGGCCGCCTTTTCGGGCCGCGCAGCCCGATGGACGTCCGCCGTTCTTTGGCGGTGGAAGGTTTCCCCCGGGCGCAAGGCCGCCGCCGTGGATGCGGCCGGGCGCAAGACCCTTTCCGCCCGGCGTACGTCCTCCCGGCCCCCCAAATCGCAATCCATTCGGCCCACAAGGCGCACGTCCAGACGGGCCGTTTGTGCGCGGAATGGGCCGTCCGCCGGGGCCAGGGGGGTCCGCGCCTGGGTCCGCGCCTGGGTCCGCGCCTGGGTCCGCGCCCGGATCCGCGGCAGGCGCGAATGCCTCTGTGCGTCCTTTCAGCGAAAGCATCCGTCCTTCTCCCGTGTCTCCAagcgctgtgcctgctgGTCGTCCTGGGCCGGATATGCGCCCGCCAGGTGCAATGCCCAATACACGCCCACTTGCTATGAATGCGCGTCCTGGCATGGCGACGCCCCCTCTCGGACAGGATATCCAACCTGTGCGCCCGGGGCAAGGGCAGGCACCTGGACAAGCGCCTGGGCAAGCACCGCCCAGATCACAGCCCGGCCCCGGGCAATTCCGTCCAGAAGTGCAGCTTGTGCGGCCATTCACAGCACGGCCCGAAACGCAAGAGCACAGGCCACGCGATGCATTTCCCGTACGCCCTGGAATGTCTCCTTCCATGCCTGCGCGTCCCGACATCCAACTTGTGCGCCCAGCAAGTGAACGGCCGTCCGACACTGCCTACAGTCCCAGCTCCCATCCTGGCCAAGCCATGCCGCGCCCAATGGACCAAGGGCCACCGTCGCAGCCACAAAGCAGAGCGCCATCCCAAGCATCGAACCCACAGTCACCACAGTCACGTCCGACCGCACTGGCAAATTTCTCACCGCCTGCACGGCCCACCCAACATGCAAGATTCCAGCAGCCTGGACGGCCGCCGTCGCCAGCCACGGATCTCATGGCAGGGCccaatgcggcgcagacaCAAGGCGGTCGGCCCGGCATGCCGTTTGCTGTGCCGCGTCCCCAGCCAGGCCAAGGACCAGACCAGATTGTGCGTCCGTCCATGGGCGGGCAACCGAGCCAAGGCCAGCCTATGCAGCCCGGCCAGATTGTGCGTCCGTCCATGGGCGGGCAACCGAGCCAAGGCCAGCCTATGCAGCCCGGCCAGATTGTGCGTCCGTCCATGGGCGGGCAACCGAGCCAAGGCCAGCCTATGCAGCCCGGCCAGATTGTGCGTCCGTCCATGGGCGGGCAACCGAGCCAAGGCCAGCCTATGCAGCCCGGCCAGATTGTGCGTCCGTCCATGGGCGGGCAACCGAGCCAAGGCCAGCCTATGCAGCCCGGCCAGATTGTGCGTCCGTCCATGGGCGGGCAACCGAGCCAAGGCCAGCCTATGCAGCCCGGCCAAATTGTACGTCCGTCCATGGGCGGGCAACCGAGCCAAGGCCAGCCTATGCAGCCCGGCCAGCCCCGTCCCTCCATGCCTGGcgagcctgcgcctccGTCTGCAGGCGCCCACTCTGTACATGCGGATCCAAGGTCCGGCGTGCCTTCGATGCGTCCTGCACAGCCAAACACACTTCCTCGTTCCGGTGCGCCAGACAGGATGGCGGACCCCCAATCTGAGATGAGCGGGTCGACTTCTTTTCGCAAGTGGCTCGGCATTTGA